The following are from one region of the Mustela lutreola isolate mMusLut2 chromosome 7, mMusLut2.pri, whole genome shotgun sequence genome:
- the MIDEAS gene encoding mitotic deacetylase-associated SANT domain protein, giving the protein MNLQAQPKAQNKRKRCLFGDQEPAPKEQPPPLQAPQQPPASPQSTRVKEEPYFRHEGPAGAAPVSQPVELPPPNSLALLNSVVYGPERTTAAMLSQQVGSVKWPNSVMAPGRGPERGGGGGVSDSGWQQQPGQPPPPTTWNRHSLPLYSGPKGSPHPGMGVSTYYSHPEALKRDKGAGPQLDRYGNAVRPMMPQKVQLEVGRPQAPLNSFHVAKKPPNQTLPLQPFQLAFGHQVNRQVFRQGPPPPNPVAAFPPQKQQQQQPPAPQAALPQMPLFENFYPMQQPPSQQPQDFGLQPAGPLGQSHLAHHSMAPYPFPPNPDMNPELRKALLQESAPQPVLPQSQIAFPRRSRRLSKEGVLPPAPLDVAGTQPGQEPTSNLFLHHWPPQQPPPGPLGQPHPEALGFPLELRESQLLSDGERLAPNGREREAPAMGSEEGVRAVGTGDCGQVLRGGVIQSTRRRRRASQEANLLTLAQKAVELASLQNAKDASGSEEKRKSVLASTTKCGVEFSEPSLAAKRAREDSGMVPLIIPVSVPVRTMDPNEAAQAGGVDEDGKGPEQNPTEHKPSVIVTRRRSTRIPGADAPAQAEDMNVKLEGDTSVRKPKQRPRPEPLIIPTKAGTFIAPPVYSNITPYQSHLRSPVRLADHPSERSFELPPYTPPPILSPVREGSGLYFNAIMSTSSIPAPPPITPKSAHRTLLRSNSAEVTPPVLSVMGEATPVSIEPRINVGSRFQAEIPSMRDRALAAADPHKADLVWQPWENLESSREKQRQVEDLLTAACSSIFPGAGTNQELALHCLHESRGDILETLNKLLLKKPLRPHNHPLATYHYTGSDQWKMAERKLFNKGIAIYKKDFFLVQKLIQTKTVAQCVEFYYTYKKQVKIGRNGTLTFGDVDISDEKSAQEEVEVDIKTSQKFPRVPPPRRESPGEERLEPKREVKETRKEGEEQVPETPEKGEQEEGRERSRRAAAVKATQTLQANESANDVLILRSHESNAPGSAGGQASEKPREGAGKSRRALPFSEKKKKPETFNKTQNQENTFPCKKCGRVFYKVKSRSAHMKSHAEQEKKAAALRQKEKEAAAAAATAAANSPHQPALREESGAGERG; this is encoded by the exons ATGAACCTCCAGGCCCAGCCCAAGGCTCAGAACAAGCGGAAGCGTTGCCTCTTTGGGGACCAGGAACCAGCTCCCAAGgagcagcccccacccctgcaggcccCACAGCAGCCCCCTGCCTCTCCACAGTCCACCAGAGTGAAGGAGGAGCCTTACTTCAGGCACGAGGGCCCGGCAGGGGCGGCCCCCGTCTCCCAGCCTGTGGAGCTGCCCCCTCCCAACAGCCTGGCCCTGCTGAACTCCGTGGTGTATGGTCCCGAGCGGACCACGGCGGCCATGCTGTCCCAGCAGGTGGGCTCGGTCAAGTGGCCCAACTCCGTGATGGCTCCCGGGCGGGGCCCCGAGCGCGGAGGCGGCGGGGGCGTCAGCGACAGCGGCTGGCAGCAGCAGCCGGGCCAGCCTCCGCCCCCCACGACGTGGAACCGCCACAGCCTGCCTCTCTACAGTGGACCCAAGGGGAGCCCCCACCCCGGCATGGGGGTCTCTACGTACTACAGCCACCCCGAGGCGCTGAAGCGGGACAAAGGAGCGGGGCCGCAGCTGGACCGCTACGGAAATGCCGTGCGGCCGATGATGCCGCAGAAGGTGCAGCTGGAGGTCGGGCggccccaggcgcccctgaactctTTCCATGTGGCCAAGAAGCCCCCAAACCAGACCCTGCCCCTGCAACCCTTCCAGCTGGCGTTCGGCCACCAGGTGAACCGGCAGGTCTTCCGGCAGGGCCCACCGCCCCCCAACCCGGTGGCGGCTTTCCCTccgcagaagcagcagcagcagcagccgccggCGCCGCAGGCCGCTCTCCCGCAGATGCCGCTCTTCGAGAACTTCTATCCCATGCAGCAGCCCCCCTCGCAGCAGCCCCAGGACTTTGGGCTGCAGCCGGCCGGGCCGCTGGGGCAGTCGCACCTGGCTCACCACAGCATGGCGCCCTACCCCTTTCCCCCCAACCCTGACATGAACCCAGAACTGCGCAAGGCCCTCCTGCAGGAGTCAGCCCCACAGCCTGTGCTACCTCAGTCCCAGATCGCCTTCCCCCGGCGCTCCCGCCGCCTCTCGAAGGAGGGCGTCCTGCCTCCCGCCCCCCTGGATGTGGCTGGCACCCAGCCTGGACAGGAGCCCACCAGCAACCTGTTCCTGCATCACTGGCCCCCACAGCAGCCGCCGCCTGGGCCCCTGGGGCAGCCGCATCCTGAAGCTCTAGGATTCCCGCTGGAGCTGAGGGAGTCGCAGCTGCTGTCCGATGGGGAGAGACTGGCACCCAACGGCCGGGAGCGGGAGGCTCCCGCCATGGGCAGTGAGGAGGGCGTGCGGGCCGTGGGCACGGGGGACTGTGGGCAGGTGCTACGGGGTGGGGTGATCCAGAGCACTCGACGGAGGCGCCGGGCGTCGCAGGAGGCCAATTTGCTGACCTTGGCCCAGAAGGCAGTGGAGCTGGCCTCACTGCAGAACGCAAAG gatGCCAGTGGCTCTGAGGAGAAGCGGAAAAGTGTGTTGGCTTCAACTACCAAGTGTGGGGTGGAGTTTTCTGAGCCTTCCTTAGCTGCCAAGCGAGCACGAGAGGACAGTGGGATGGTACCTCTCATCATCCCAGTATCTGTGCCTGTGCGGACTATGGACCCAAATGAGGCGGCCCAGGCTGGAGGTGTTGACGAGGATGGGAAGGGTCCTGAACAGAACCCCACGGAACACAAGCCGTCCGTCATCGTCACCCGCAGGCGGTCCACCCGTATCCCGGGGGCTGATGCCCCAGCTCAG GCTGAGGACATGAATGTCAAGCTGGAAGGGGACACTTCAGTGCGGAAACCAAAGCAGCGGCCACGGCCTGAGCCCCTGATCATCCCCACCAAGGCGGGCACCTTCATTGCCCCTCCCGTCTACTCCAACATCACCCCATACCAGAGCCACCTGCGCTCTCCTGTCCGCCTCGCCGACCACCCCTCTGAGCGGAGCTTTGAGCTGCCCCCCTACACGCCTCCCCCCATCCTCAGCCCTGTGCGGGAGGGCTCCGGCCTCTATTTCAATGCCATCATGTCAACCAGCAGCATCCCGGCCCCTCCTCCCATCACGCCAAAGAGTGCCCATCGCACCCTGCTCCGGTCTA ATAGCGCTGAAGTCACCCCACCTGTCCTCTCTGTGATGGGGGAGGCCACCCCAGTGAGCATCGAGCC ACGGATCAATGTGGGCTCCCGGTTCCAAGCGGAAATCCCCTCGATGAGGGATCGCGCCCTGGCAGCCGCCGACCCCCACAAGGCTGACTTGGTGTGGCAGCCGTGGGAGAACCTCGAGAGCAGCcgggagaagcagaggcaag TGGAAGACTTGTTGACTGCCGCCTGTTCCAGTATTTTCCCTGGAGCTGGCACCAACCAGGAGCTGGCACTGCATTGTCTGCACGAGTCCAGGGGAGACATCCTG GAAACGCTGAATAAGCTGCTACTGAAGAAGCCCCTGCGGCCCCATAACCACCCGCTGGCGACGTATCACTACACAG GCTCTGACCAGTGGAAGATGGCAGAGAGGAAGCTGTTCAACAAGGGCATTGCTATCTACAAGAAGGACTTCTTCCTGGTGCAGAAGCTG ATCCAGACCAAGACGGTGGCCCAGTGCGTGGAGTTCTATTACACCTACAAGAAGCAGGTGAAAATTGGCCGCAATGGGACGCTAACCTTCGGGGACGTGGATATAAGTGATGAGAAGTCGGCCCAGGAAGAGGTTGAAGTGGATATTAAG ACTTCCCAGAAGTTCCCTAGGGTGCCTCCTCCCAGAAGAGAGTCTCCAGGTGAAGAGAGGCTGGAGCCCAAGAGGGAAGTAAAGGAGaccaggaaggagggggaggagcaagtGCCAGAGACCCCGGAGAagggagagcaggaagaggggcgaGAGCGAAGCCGGAGGGCGGCGGCTGTCAAAGCCACACAGACACTACAGGCCAATGAGTCG GCCAATGACGTCCTCATCCTCCGGAGCCATGAATCCAATGCCCCTGGGTCTGCTGGTGGCCAGGCCTCAGAGAAGCCAAGGGAGGGCGCCGGGAAGTCACGGAGGGCACTACCTTtttcagagaagaagaaaaaaccgGAGACATTTAACAAGACCCAAAATCAGGAGAACACTTTCCCTTGTAAAAAATGTGGCAG GGTGTTCTACAAGGTGAAGAGCCGCAGCGCCCACATGAAGAGCCACGCCGAGCAGGAGAAGAAGGCCGCCgcgctgaggcagaaggagaaggaagcggCGGCTGCTGCGGCCACCGCAGCCGCCAACTCTCCCCACCAGCCGGCCCTGCGCGAGGAGAGCGGCGCGGGGGAGCGGGGCTGa